The following proteins come from a genomic window of Enterobacter chengduensis:
- the metQ gene encoding methionine ABC transporter substrate-binding lipoprotein MetQ: MAFKLKTFAAVGALIGSLALVGCGQDEKDPNHIKVGVIVGAEQQVAEVAQKVAKEKYGLDVELVTFNDYVLPNEALSKGDIDANAFQHKPYLDQQIKDRGYKLVGVGNTFVYPIAGYSKKIKSLDELQPGSQVAVPNDPTNLGRSLLLLQKVGLIKLKDGVGLLPTVLDVTENPKNLKIVELEAPQLPRSLDDAQIALAVINTTYASQIGLTPAKDGIFVEDKDSPYVNLIVTREDNKDAENVKKFVQAYQSDEVYQEANKVFNGGAVKGW; this comes from the coding sequence ATGGCGTTTAAATTAAAGACCTTCGCAGCAGTAGGCGCGCTGATCGGCTCTCTGGCACTGGTGGGTTGCGGTCAGGACGAAAAAGATCCAAACCACATTAAAGTGGGCGTAATCGTGGGTGCAGAACAGCAGGTTGCGGAAGTCGCTCAGAAAGTGGCGAAAGAGAAGTATGGCCTGGACGTAGAGCTGGTAACCTTCAACGATTACGTTCTGCCGAACGAAGCGCTGAGCAAAGGCGATATCGACGCTAACGCCTTCCAGCATAAGCCATACCTGGACCAGCAGATCAAAGATCGCGGCTATAAACTGGTGGGCGTCGGTAACACCTTCGTTTATCCAATCGCCGGTTACTCCAAGAAAATTAAATCACTGGACGAACTGCAGCCGGGCTCTCAGGTTGCCGTGCCTAACGACCCAACCAACCTCGGTCGTTCCCTGCTGCTGCTGCAGAAAGTGGGCCTGATCAAACTCAAAGACGGTGTTGGCTTGCTGCCAACCGTTCTGGACGTCACCGAAAACCCGAAAAATCTGAAAATTGTTGAGCTGGAAGCCCCGCAGCTGCCGCGTTCCCTGGACGATGCGCAAATCGCTCTGGCCGTGATCAACACCACCTACGCCAGCCAGATTGGCCTGACGCCTGCCAAAGACGGCATCTTCGTTGAAGATAAAGATTCCCCGTACGTTAACCTGATCGTGACTCGCGAAGACAACAAAGACGCGGAAAACGTGAAGAAATTCGTACAGGCCTATCAGTCGGACGAAGTTTACCAGGAAGCCAACAAGGTGTTTAACGGCGGCGCTGTTAAAGGCTGGTAA
- a CDS encoding methionine ABC transporter permease MetI produces the protein MSEPMMWLLVRGVWETLAMTFVSGFFGFVIGLPVGVLLYVTRPGQIIENAKLYRTLSALVNIFRSIPFIILLVWMIPFTRVIVGTSIGLQAAIVPLTVGAAPFIARMVENALLEIPTGLIEASRAMGATPMQIVRKVLLPEALPGLVNAATITLITLVGYSAMGGAVGAGGLGQIGYQYGYIGYNATVMNTVLVLLVVLVYLIQFSGDRIVRTVTHK, from the coding sequence ATGTCTGAGCCGATGATGTGGCTGCTGGTTCGCGGCGTTTGGGAAACGCTGGCAATGACCTTTGTCTCTGGCTTCTTTGGTTTTGTGATTGGCCTGCCGGTCGGCGTACTGCTGTACGTGACGCGTCCGGGTCAAATCATTGAGAACGCGAAGCTGTACCGTACGCTCTCTGCGCTGGTGAATATCTTCCGTTCCATTCCCTTCATTATTCTGCTGGTGTGGATGATTCCGTTTACCCGCGTGATCGTCGGAACGTCTATCGGCCTGCAGGCGGCCATCGTTCCGCTGACCGTGGGGGCAGCGCCGTTTATCGCCCGTATGGTGGAAAACGCCCTGCTGGAGATCCCAACCGGTTTGATCGAAGCCTCACGCGCGATGGGCGCAACGCCGATGCAGATCGTCCGCAAGGTTCTGCTGCCGGAAGCACTGCCAGGCCTGGTGAACGCGGCAACCATCACGCTCATTACGCTGGTCGGTTATTCCGCAATGGGTGGTGCCGTTGGCGCGGGCGGTTTAGGCCAGATTGGTTATCAGTACGGCTATATTGGATATAACGCTACCGTGATGAATACCGTTCTGGTATTGCTGGTTGTTCTGGTTTACTTAATCCAGTTCTCTGGCGATCGCATCGTCCGGACCGTTACGCACAAATAA
- the gmhB gene encoding D-glycero-beta-D-manno-heptose 1,7-bisphosphate 7-phosphatase translates to MAKSVPAIFLDRDGTINVDHGYVHEIDEFEFIEGVIDAMRQLKEMGYALVVVTNQSGIARGKFTEAQFETLTEWMDWSLADRGVDLDGIYYCPHHPQGSVEEYRQTCDCRKPHPGMFISAQEFLHIDMAASYMVGDKLEDMQAAAAAGVGTKILVRTGKPVTAEAENAADWVINSLADLPKEIKKHQK, encoded by the coding sequence GTGGCAAAATCAGTACCCGCAATTTTTCTCGATCGTGACGGCACTATTAATGTGGATCACGGCTATGTCCATGAGATTGATGAGTTCGAGTTTATCGAGGGCGTAATAGATGCCATGCGCCAGCTGAAAGAGATGGGGTATGCGCTGGTGGTGGTGACAAACCAGTCCGGGATTGCACGCGGTAAATTCACCGAAGCACAGTTCGAGACGCTGACGGAATGGATGGACTGGTCGCTGGCCGACCGCGGTGTGGATCTCGACGGCATCTACTATTGTCCGCATCACCCGCAGGGAAGCGTAGAAGAGTATCGTCAAACCTGTGACTGCCGTAAGCCGCACCCGGGAATGTTCATCTCTGCGCAGGAATTCCTGCACATTGATATGGCGGCTTCTTATATGGTGGGCGACAAGCTGGAAGATATGCAGGCAGCTGCCGCAGCGGGTGTAGGAACCAAAATATTAGTTCGCACCGGTAAGCCAGTGACGGCAGAAGCAGAAAATGCAGCGGATTGGGTGATTAATAGTCTGGCCGATCTGCCAAAAGAGATTAAAAAGCACCAAAAATAG
- the metN gene encoding methionine ABC transporter ATP-binding protein MetN, whose translation MIKLSNITKVFQQGNRTIQALNNVSLHVPAGQIYGVIGASGAGKSTLIRCVNLLERPTQGSVEVGGQELTALSEKELTKARRQIGMIFQHFNLLASRTVFGNVALPLELDNTPKEEVKRRVTELLDLVGLGDKHDSYPANLSGGQKQRVAIARALASNPKVLLCDEATSALDPATTRSILELLKDINRRLGLTILLITHEMDVVKRICDCVAVISNGELIEQDTVSEVFSHPKTPLAQQFIQSTLHLDIPEDYLARLKSEPAADSVPMLRMEFTGQSVDAPLLSETARRFNVNNNIISAQMDYAGGVKFGIMLTEMHGTQEETQAAIAWLQEHHVKVEVLGYV comes from the coding sequence ATGATTAAACTTTCCAATATCACCAAAGTGTTCCAGCAGGGGAACCGAACGATTCAGGCGCTGAACAACGTCAGCCTGCATGTTCCTGCTGGTCAAATTTATGGCGTCATTGGCGCATCGGGTGCAGGTAAAAGCACGCTGATTCGTTGTGTTAACCTGCTTGAGCGTCCAACCCAGGGCAGCGTAGAAGTTGGCGGCCAGGAACTTACCGCCCTCTCAGAGAAAGAACTCACCAAAGCGCGTCGTCAGATTGGCATGATCTTCCAGCACTTTAACCTGCTGGCCTCTCGCACCGTGTTCGGCAACGTTGCCCTGCCGCTGGAGCTGGACAACACGCCGAAAGAAGAAGTGAAGCGTCGCGTGACCGAACTGCTCGACCTCGTGGGTCTGGGCGACAAACATGACAGCTACCCGGCAAACCTGTCCGGTGGGCAAAAACAGCGCGTGGCCATTGCCCGCGCGCTGGCAAGCAATCCAAAGGTGCTGCTGTGCGATGAAGCCACCAGCGCGCTGGATCCGGCCACCACGCGTTCTATTCTGGAACTGCTGAAGGATATTAACCGTCGCCTGGGCCTGACGATCCTCCTAATTACGCACGAGATGGACGTGGTGAAACGCATCTGCGACTGCGTGGCGGTCATCAGCAACGGTGAACTGATCGAGCAGGACACGGTAAGCGAAGTGTTCTCCCATCCGAAAACCCCGCTGGCGCAGCAGTTCATCCAGTCCACGCTGCATCTGGATATTCCGGAAGATTATCTGGCGCGTTTGAAAAGCGAACCTGCGGCAGACAGCGTCCCGATGCTGCGCATGGAGTTCACCGGTCAGTCCGTTGATGCCCCTCTGCTTTCCGAAACCGCGCGTCGCTTTAACGTGAACAACAACATTATCAGCGCGCAGATGGATTACGCCGGTGGCGTGAAGTTCGGCATCATGCTGACGGAAATGCACGGCACTCAAGAAGAAACCCAGGCAGCGATTGCCTGGCTGCAAGAACACCACGTAAAAGTAGAGGTACTGGGTTATGTCTGA